One genomic window of uncultured delta proteobacterium includes the following:
- the ispG gene encoding 4-hydroxy-3-methylbut-2-en-1-yl diphosphate synthase: MIISPMNVSPMILSRRQTRTARLGPLSIGSGHPVIVQSMTNTRTSDADATIRQIDRLAEAGADTVRLAVPDNAAAKALPAIRKASPVPLIADIHFNYKLALAAADAGFEGLRINPGNIGGEEPVAAVVEAAKAAGICIRVGVNSGSVEKELLEKYGGPTPAAMVESALSHVRLLEERDFFNTKISLKSSSVPHTLEAYRLLSERCDYPLHIGITEAGTLLSGAVKSSVGLGILLARGIGDTLRVSLTHDPVREVDVAYMILRGLGLRKRGPELISCPTCGRTRIDLTGLAEAVEERIAAFPQVFSVAVMGCEVNGPGEAAEADIGIAGGAGKGTIFRKGIAIRTVTGDTGALLAALMEEIAIFLKEEHNAL; encoded by the coding sequence ATGATAATTTCTCCCATGAACGTTTCGCCCATGATACTTTCTCGCAGACAGACCAGGACCGCCCGGCTTGGCCCCCTGTCCATCGGCAGCGGCCATCCCGTCATCGTCCAAAGCATGACAAACACCCGCACCTCCGATGCGGACGCGACCATCCGGCAGATCGACCGGCTGGCGGAAGCCGGGGCGGATACCGTGCGCCTCGCCGTGCCGGATAACGCGGCGGCCAAAGCGTTGCCCGCCATCCGCAAAGCCTCGCCCGTGCCGCTGATCGCGGACATCCATTTCAACTACAAGCTGGCCCTTGCCGCCGCGGACGCCGGGTTCGAGGGCCTGCGCATCAACCCCGGCAACATCGGCGGCGAAGAACCTGTCGCGGCCGTTGTGGAAGCGGCCAAAGCCGCGGGCATCTGCATCCGGGTCGGCGTGAATTCCGGGTCCGTGGAAAAAGAGCTTCTGGAAAAATACGGCGGCCCGACCCCGGCGGCCATGGTGGAAAGCGCCCTCTCCCATGTGCGCCTGCTGGAGGAACGCGATTTTTTCAACACGAAAATTTCCCTGAAATCCTCGTCCGTGCCGCATACCCTTGAGGCCTACCGCCTCTTGAGCGAACGGTGCGACTACCCCCTGCACATCGGCATCACCGAGGCAGGGACGCTTCTCTCCGGCGCGGTCAAATCGTCCGTGGGCCTGGGCATTCTGCTCGCCCGGGGCATCGGTGATACCTTACGCGTCTCCCTGACCCACGACCCGGTCCGGGAAGTGGACGTGGCCTACATGATCCTGCGCGGCCTCGGCTTACGCAAACGCGGCCCGGAGCTTATCTCCTGCCCCACCTGCGGCAGAACGCGCATTGATCTCACCGGCCTGGCCGAAGCCGTGGAAGAGCGCATCGCCGCCTTTCCCCAGGTTTTCAGCGTCGCCGTCATGGGCTGCGAAGTCAACGGCCCGGGTGAAGCCGCCGAAGCGGATATCGGCATCGCGGGCGGCGCGGGCAAGGGCACCATATTCCGCAAAGGCATTGCCATCCGCACCGTTACCGGAGATACCGGCGCCCTCCTGGCCGCGCTCATGGAAGAGATTGCGATTTTTTTGAAAGAAGAGCACAACGCCCTTTGA
- a CDS encoding conserved membrane hypothetical protein (Evidence 4 : Homologs of previously reported genes of unknown function), giving the protein MYFTELAIVAVIFYFINSSARKKEFRALAAQIRTLEKTIRDMTVRLAERQPDRTPDGVDAAVRADDKSGAYTWGGDTASADSAEGAGAVYNDAAAAMDAAENRLYTEPFAAGETEAPVPEAEQAVFTAQFEAAAEPESAEDVGFSFSDFSPQEDRARQEAGEETARAFAAEPHTARDDVPARESKEYFSTIMGFIRGGNLWVAGGVIMLLIGFAFLAQLGIFSVELRIAMAALTGMAMVGLGLYLRTRRRMYALIMQGGGIGVLYLSAFASAKLTTLLPPAAALAVMTALIIPAVALAVLQNAEVLALFGFVGGFAAPILLSDNSGNYIALFSCYTLLNLGILAICRYRLWRWLNFAGALCTFVVMGYWGVTDYEAAMFPTTEPFLIGFVLIYIIITLGSVRREMFSFAEPLDAILACGIPFVAALFQWRIAADIPHGLSISSVAFGAFFIALAYGVWRLWGERTRRLAEFYLANGVVLANLAVPLELSGNVTSTVWAVEGAMLFFFACRIKSTRIKIVALLLQVVGMVAFFWDVASVADHTLLSTSLISLAMLASACFQKLDADAPDRQGMEAFNRWLGDVRLETILAVWGLLWWYGGVALEAARFADRPLVMFFLVASVSSVVLFFAEKKTGLRELILAAVIVPLITAATCLLLATGGDFFARSSVAWQGLYHLDAWETVKLEARLFLRHNFLTGWSALAWAAFAVTQLGMLRLCTERIKPSRHAWWAGGVALELLFMLTSSGRGAALDFGLSRAWGHLASIVPALAYTVALTWMLKRYTEGRAGLFGADHARVLGGTVPAILFAPLGVWLFFSFFSLGKPAPLPFYVPVLNPLELKQALCIATFALWQRAISRVDGIRFVLPLPRLLLVLDALLFIWLHSMLFRAIALFTGTPMGRAWEHESFQVLLTVLWGVWGMSHLILGNRKRIRLIWVIGASLMLMDTAKLFLVDLADKGTLFRVLSFFVMGGIFLLIGWLAPLPPSQKTGEQAPDAPEPGPSSDGANDTTLKDDSNAAAH; this is encoded by the coding sequence ATGTACTTTACGGAACTGGCGATCGTAGCGGTCATTTTTTATTTTATCAACAGCAGCGCCAGGAAAAAAGAGTTCCGCGCCCTGGCGGCGCAGATTCGCACCCTGGAAAAGACCATCCGCGACATGACGGTCCGCCTTGCCGAGCGGCAGCCTGACCGCACGCCCGATGGCGTTGATGCCGCCGTCCGTGCGGATGACAAGTCCGGCGCTTACACCTGGGGTGGCGATACGGCAAGTGCCGATTCGGCCGAGGGGGCGGGTGCCGTATATAATGATGCGGCGGCCGCCATGGATGCCGCCGAAAACCGATTGTACACGGAACCGTTCGCGGCCGGGGAAACGGAAGCGCCTGTTCCCGAGGCTGAGCAGGCTGTTTTCACGGCGCAATTCGAAGCAGCGGCCGAACCGGAATCCGCCGAGGATGTCGGATTCTCGTTTTCCGATTTTTCACCGCAAGAAGACCGCGCGCGGCAGGAAGCCGGGGAAGAGACGGCAAGAGCCTTTGCCGCGGAGCCGCATACGGCGCGCGACGACGTTCCGGCGCGGGAGTCGAAGGAATATTTCAGCACCATCATGGGCTTTATCCGGGGCGGCAACCTGTGGGTGGCGGGCGGCGTCATCATGCTGCTCATCGGGTTCGCCTTCCTGGCTCAGCTCGGCATTTTCTCCGTGGAGCTGCGCATCGCCATGGCGGCCCTCACGGGCATGGCCATGGTGGGGCTCGGCCTGTACCTGCGCACGCGCCGGCGCATGTACGCGCTCATCATGCAGGGCGGCGGCATCGGCGTCTTGTATCTCTCGGCCTTCGCCTCGGCCAAGCTGACGACCCTGCTGCCGCCTGCGGCGGCGCTGGCCGTCATGACGGCCCTCATCATACCGGCGGTGGCCCTGGCCGTTCTGCAAAACGCCGAGGTGCTGGCCCTGTTCGGGTTTGTCGGCGGGTTCGCCGCGCCGATTCTGCTCTCCGACAATTCCGGCAATTATATCGCCCTGTTTTCCTGCTACACGCTCCTGAACCTGGGCATTCTCGCCATCTGCCGGTACCGGCTCTGGCGGTGGCTGAATTTCGCCGGCGCGCTCTGCACCTTTGTCGTCATGGGGTACTGGGGCGTAACGGACTACGAAGCGGCCATGTTCCCGACCACGGAACCGTTCCTCATCGGGTTCGTCCTTATCTATATAATAATAACCCTGGGGTCGGTGCGGCGGGAGATGTTTTCCTTTGCCGAGCCCCTGGACGCGATTTTGGCCTGCGGCATCCCCTTTGTGGCCGCGCTGTTCCAGTGGCGGATCGCCGCGGATATCCCGCACGGCCTCAGCATTTCCTCGGTGGCCTTCGGCGCGTTTTTCATCGCCCTGGCCTATGGCGTCTGGCGGCTGTGGGGCGAAAGAACCCGGCGCCTGGCGGAATTTTACCTCGCCAACGGCGTGGTTCTGGCGAACCTCGCCGTGCCGCTGGAACTTTCCGGCAACGTAACCTCCACGGTCTGGGCCGTGGAAGGGGCCATGCTCTTTTTCTTCGCCTGCCGTATCAAGTCGACGCGCATCAAGATCGTGGCGCTGCTGTTGCAGGTTGTGGGCATGGTGGCGTTTTTCTGGGACGTGGCGAGCGTCGCGGACCACACCTTGCTCTCCACCAGCCTTATCAGCCTTGCCATGCTGGCCTCCGCCTGCTTCCAGAAGCTGGACGCGGACGCCCCGGACAGGCAGGGCATGGAAGCCTTCAACAGGTGGCTCGGCGACGTGCGGCTGGAGACCATCCTCGCCGTTTGGGGGCTTCTCTGGTGGTATGGCGGCGTGGCCCTCGAAGCCGCGCGCTTCGCCGACCGTCCGCTGGTGATGTTCTTCCTCGTGGCGAGCGTGTCCTCCGTTGTGCTGTTCTTCGCGGAAAAAAAGACGGGCTTGCGGGAATTGATCCTCGCGGCCGTCATCGTGCCGCTGATCACGGCGGCGACCTGCCTGCTGCTCGCAACGGGCGGGGACTTTTTCGCCCGATCGTCGGTCGCGTGGCAGGGACTGTATCATCTTGACGCCTGGGAGACGGTGAAACTGGAAGCGCGGCTGTTCCTGCGCCACAACTTCCTGACCGGTTGGAGCGCTCTTGCCTGGGCGGCCTTTGCCGTGACGCAACTGGGCATGCTGCGGCTCTGCACCGAAAGGATAAAACCCTCGCGTCACGCCTGGTGGGCCGGGGGCGTCGCGCTGGAACTCCTGTTCATGCTGACGAGCAGCGGCAGGGGCGCGGCCCTTGATTTCGGCCTCAGCCGCGCCTGGGGGCACCTGGCGAGCATCGTACCGGCCCTCGCCTACACGGTGGCGCTTACCTGGATGCTCAAGCGCTACACGGAAGGCCGCGCCGGTCTGTTCGGCGCTGATCATGCCCGCGTTCTCGGCGGCACGGTCCCGGCCATTCTGTTCGCGCCTCTCGGCGTGTGGCTGTTCTTCAGCTTTTTCAGCCTGGGCAAACCCGCGCCGCTGCCGTTCTACGTGCCGGTCCTCAATCCGCTGGAATTGAAACAGGCATTGTGCATAGCGACTTTCGCGTTGTGGCAGAGGGCGATCAGCCGTGTTGACGGCATCCGGTTCGTCCTGCCCCTGCCGCGCCTGCTGCTGGTATTGGACGCGCTGCTGTTCATCTGGCTGCACAGCATGCTGTTCCGGGCCATCGCCCTTTTCACGGGCACACCTATGGGCCGCGCCTGGGAACACGAGTCCTTCCAGGTCCTGTTGACGGTTCTCTGGGGCGTGTGGGGCATGAGCCATCTTATCTTGGGCAACCGCAAGCGCATCCGCCTGATCTGGGTCATCGGCGCGAGCCTTATGCTTATGGAT